From the genome of Clostridium sp. BNL1100, one region includes:
- the dapA gene encoding 4-hydroxy-tetrahydrodipicolinate synthase, giving the protein MKKPIFTGSGVAIITPFTNDGTDYNKLSELIEYQIKEGTDAIIICGTTGEASTMYDDEHKAAIKFTVEKVDGRIPVIAGTGSNHTVHAVALSKYAEEVGADAILTVTPYYNKTTQKGLYEHFKMVAESIKIPVVLYNVPSRTNLNIAPETIQALSKIDNIVALKECNLSQIGDVINLCGNDITVYSGEDGAIVPFLSMGAKGVISVLANIAPKDTHDIVTKYLSGDIEGSRKLQLKALDLIKALFCEVSPIPIKAAMNLLGMNVGGCRLPLVEMSDKNLEILKTELVKYGLLP; this is encoded by the coding sequence ATGAAAAAGCCAATTTTTACGGGCTCAGGTGTAGCAATTATTACCCCATTTACAAATGACGGTACTGACTATAATAAATTATCAGAACTGATTGAATACCAGATTAAAGAAGGTACTGATGCAATTATTATTTGCGGTACAACAGGTGAAGCATCTACCATGTATGATGATGAACATAAGGCTGCAATCAAATTTACAGTTGAGAAGGTTGACGGAAGAATACCGGTTATTGCCGGAACAGGAAGCAATCACACTGTTCACGCCGTAGCACTTAGTAAATATGCTGAGGAGGTTGGAGCTGATGCAATCCTCACAGTTACCCCATATTATAATAAAACCACGCAAAAGGGTTTATATGAACATTTTAAGATGGTTGCAGAAAGCATAAAAATCCCTGTTGTGCTTTATAATGTTCCGTCAAGAACAAATCTTAATATAGCCCCTGAAACCATACAGGCCCTCTCAAAGATTGATAATATTGTAGCATTAAAGGAATGTAATCTCTCTCAGATAGGAGATGTCATTAACCTGTGTGGAAATGATATAACGGTTTATTCCGGAGAAGATGGAGCCATAGTGCCATTTTTGTCTATGGGTGCTAAAGGTGTTATCTCTGTTTTAGCCAACATTGCACCAAAAGATACACACGATATTGTTACTAAATATCTTTCAGGTGATATTGAAGGCAGTAGAAAACTACAATTGAAAGCTCTTGACCTTATTAAGGCATTATTCTGTGAAGTAAGCCCTATACCAATTAAGGCTGCCATGAATCTTTTGGGAATGAATGTAGGCGGATGCAGGCTGCCATTGGTTGAAATGTCAGATAAAAATCTGGAGATACTTAAAACAGAACTTGTAAAGTATGGTTTATTGCCATAA
- a CDS encoding SpoIID/LytB domain-containing protein yields MKKMCLFLCIVMIFTMLTGFNNLNTSAAEATSVKIGLYYGSTAQSQINISSDKGVLFCAYDVKTGKYNNVYESDAGQTITLRKDSYFIQSGTKFTPVVLTGNPTSGPYHIQLNGTYNTYNDTVSVIQSYSQKGVITYPAYTDSGWQIWTGFYVSQSKAQAAVNTVKAKLGENTYSVITETNSRIYGTDQNGKVLFMYASLNSLLRGRTMSAGNPNTIKIGTSLYRGQVEFNRLSGSDMTIINVLPFEEYLYGVVPNEMPAYSNIEALKGQAVAARTYSYKSINKHSKYGFNLCATTDCQAYKGYSSENANTNKAVDETRDMVVTYNGTLVETVYSASTGGRTEDVVNVWGNSLPYLKSVEDKYESGKSYNYNWTMKFTVDEISTKLKSYGLGTVTGIEITKYSAAGRPIEMVITGTLKPEGVVITKDKCRTFLSLPSQMYSISSDANINVQVNNKVENVSLSQIKVITSSGEKSYNNPNQKVTIIGADGNESVVSASSQEYVFTGKGWGHAVGMSQEGAMGMAKAGFTFEQILTHYYTGTKVEIKK; encoded by the coding sequence ATGAAAAAAATGTGCTTATTTTTATGCATTGTAATGATATTTACGATGCTGACCGGTTTCAACAACTTGAATACATCAGCGGCTGAGGCAACGTCCGTAAAAATAGGTCTGTATTACGGATCAACGGCTCAAAGCCAGATTAATATCAGTAGCGACAAGGGAGTATTATTCTGTGCGTATGATGTAAAAACAGGAAAATATAATAATGTATACGAATCGGATGCTGGTCAGACAATTACTCTGAGAAAAGACAGCTACTTTATACAAAGCGGAACAAAGTTCACACCAGTTGTTTTAACTGGAAATCCGACCAGTGGTCCTTACCATATTCAGCTTAATGGTACATATAATACTTATAATGATACAGTTTCAGTCATCCAAAGCTATAGTCAGAAAGGTGTTATCACATATCCTGCTTACACTGATTCAGGTTGGCAAATATGGACAGGTTTTTACGTTAGCCAATCTAAAGCGCAAGCAGCTGTAAATACTGTTAAAGCAAAATTGGGAGAGAATACATATAGCGTAATTACTGAGACTAATTCAAGAATTTACGGTACAGATCAAAATGGTAAAGTCTTATTCATGTACGCATCTTTAAATAGCCTTTTAAGAGGGAGAACAATGTCAGCAGGCAATCCAAATACGATTAAAATTGGAACAAGCTTATATCGCGGACAGGTTGAGTTTAATAGATTATCCGGCAGTGATATGACAATTATTAATGTACTGCCTTTTGAAGAATATTTATACGGTGTAGTTCCCAATGAAATGCCGGCATATTCAAACATTGAAGCATTAAAGGGACAGGCTGTAGCAGCCAGAACCTATTCTTACAAATCAATTAACAAGCATTCAAAGTACGGTTTCAATTTGTGTGCTACAACCGACTGCCAAGCATATAAAGGCTATAGCTCGGAAAATGCTAATACAAACAAAGCCGTTGATGAAACACGTGATATGGTTGTAACTTATAATGGAACTCTTGTTGAAACAGTCTATTCAGCGTCTACAGGAGGTAGAACTGAGGATGTCGTAAATGTTTGGGGGAATAGCCTGCCATATCTTAAAAGTGTTGAAGACAAATATGAGTCGGGGAAATCCTATAACTACAATTGGACAATGAAGTTTACGGTAGATGAAATAAGTACAAAACTAAAAAGTTATGGGCTAGGAACTGTAACGGGCATTGAGATTACAAAGTACTCAGCGGCCGGAAGACCAATCGAAATGGTTATTACCGGAACATTGAAGCCTGAAGGTGTTGTAATCACAAAAGACAAGTGCAGGACTTTTCTTAGCCTTCCAAGTCAAATGTATAGCATTTCTTCTGATGCTAATATAAATGTTCAGGTTAATAATAAAGTAGAAAATGTTTCGTTGAGCCAGATAAAGGTAATAACCAGTAGCGGAGAAAAATCTTATAATAATCCCAACCAGAAAGTAACTATTATTGGGGCAGACGGTAACGAATCTGTTGTTTCAGCAAGCTCTCAAGAATATGTTTTTACGGGTAAGGGCTGGGGACATGCTGTAGGAATGAGTCAGGAAGGTGCCATGGGTATGGCAAAAGCCGGCTTTACATTTGAACAAATATTGACTCACTATTATACCGGAACTAAAGTTGAGATAAAGAAATAG
- a CDS encoding aspartate kinase, which produces MKVAKFGGTSLANAEQIKKVCSIVLTDSERKVIVVSAPGKRDSSDTKVTDLLIACAQKHLQTGNAEAELEAVVKRFKDIANELGLDDEIVKMIKSDLEERLKLDTSHTGMFMDAMKAAGEDNSAKLVAAYLNSIGEKAEYVSPKKAGLLMSDEFGNAQVLPESYENLKMINSIEGIVIFPGFFGYTKDGKVATFPRGGSDITGSILAAALKADLYENFTDVDAVYAAHPGLVHNPVAVPELTYREMRELSYAGFSVLHEDTLVPVFMAGVPVCIKNTNNPSAPGTKISLVRDYSPNHVVGIASDAGFCCIYVSKFMMNREVGFGRKLLQILEDEGISYEHTPSGIDNISVILKQNQLKEGMEQKIVDRIKAELKVDDVSIDHDLAMIIIVGEGMKNTVGTASRATTALAKASISLEMINQGSSEITMMFAVRENEAHKAVISLYNEFFLNKLYK; this is translated from the coding sequence ATGAAAGTAGCAAAATTTGGAGGAACCTCTTTAGCTAATGCAGAACAGATTAAAAAAGTTTGCAGTATCGTACTTACTGATAGCGAGAGAAAGGTTATTGTTGTATCTGCCCCCGGTAAAAGGGATAGTTCAGATACCAAGGTTACTGATTTACTTATTGCTTGTGCTCAAAAACACCTGCAGACAGGAAATGCAGAAGCGGAACTTGAAGCTGTTGTAAAGAGGTTCAAGGATATAGCAAATGAACTTGGACTTGATGATGAAATTGTTAAAATGATCAAGTCTGATTTAGAAGAAAGACTTAAACTTGATACTTCTCATACCGGTATGTTCATGGATGCCATGAAAGCTGCCGGAGAAGATAACAGTGCCAAATTGGTAGCTGCATACTTGAACAGTATAGGCGAAAAAGCAGAATATGTATCGCCTAAAAAAGCAGGGTTACTCATGAGTGATGAATTTGGAAATGCACAGGTTTTGCCTGAATCCTATGAAAACCTTAAAATGATTAACAGTATAGAAGGAATTGTTATCTTCCCGGGTTTCTTTGGTTACACTAAAGACGGAAAAGTTGCAACTTTCCCGCGCGGAGGTTCAGACATAACCGGTTCCATTTTGGCTGCCGCATTAAAGGCTGATCTATACGAAAATTTTACAGATGTTGATGCTGTGTATGCAGCTCATCCGGGTTTGGTTCACAATCCTGTAGCTGTACCTGAATTAACATACCGTGAAATGAGAGAACTATCTTATGCCGGTTTCTCAGTATTACACGAAGATACACTGGTTCCGGTTTTTATGGCTGGAGTTCCGGTTTGTATAAAAAATACAAATAATCCATCTGCTCCGGGAACAAAAATATCCCTAGTCAGAGATTATTCCCCAAATCATGTTGTTGGAATTGCAAGTGATGCAGGTTTCTGCTGTATATATGTGAGCAAGTTTATGATGAACAGAGAAGTAGGCTTTGGAAGAAAGCTCCTTCAAATTCTTGAAGATGAAGGTATTTCATATGAACATACTCCATCAGGCATTGACAACATATCTGTAATATTAAAACAGAACCAACTGAAGGAAGGTATGGAGCAAAAAATAGTTGACCGGATTAAAGCTGAATTGAAGGTCGATGATGTTTCTATTGACCACGACCTTGCAATGATAATAATAGTCGGTGAAGGTATGAAGAATACCGTAGGAACTGCTTCAAGGGCCACAACTGCTTTAGCTAAGGCATCCATCAGTTTGGAAATGATTAATCAAGGTTCTTCTGAAATAACAATGATGTTTGCTGTAAGAGAGAATGAAGCACACAAAGCTGTTATATCTCTCTACAATGAATTTTTCCTTAACAAATTATACAAATAA
- the queA gene encoding tRNA preQ1(34) S-adenosylmethionine ribosyltransferase-isomerase QueA has translation MNLHDFDYYLPEELIAQHPMDKRDMSRLMVLDKETGEIEHKLFKDIVNYLGEGDCLVLNNTRVIPARLLGEKKGTGGKIEFVLLKRVEGDKWEVILRPGKKAKPGSRFVFGNGELKAEILEVLDEGNRLVRFIYEGVFEEILDRVGIMPLPPYITEKLENPERYQTVYAKVNGSAAAPTAGLHFTKELLDSLGQKGVKIAYVMLHVGLGTFRPVKVDDITQHKMHSEYYSISQETCDIINDTQQKSKKVVAVGTTSCRVLETVGKSGRIAPCDGWTDIFIYPGYEFKVVDRLITNFHLPESTLIMLVSSLAGRDNVMHAYNVAVEEKYRFFSFGDAMFIK, from the coding sequence GTGAACTTGCACGATTTCGATTATTACCTTCCGGAGGAACTTATAGCACAGCATCCCATGGATAAAAGGGACATGTCCAGACTGATGGTGCTGGATAAGGAAACCGGAGAGATTGAACATAAATTATTCAAGGACATAGTTAACTATCTGGGTGAAGGTGATTGTCTTGTTTTAAACAATACCAGAGTAATACCTGCAAGGCTTTTAGGCGAAAAAAAGGGTACAGGCGGAAAGATAGAATTTGTTTTACTGAAAAGGGTTGAAGGAGACAAGTGGGAAGTAATTTTAAGACCCGGTAAGAAGGCAAAACCAGGGAGTAGATTTGTTTTTGGAAACGGAGAGCTGAAAGCTGAAATTCTGGAAGTACTTGATGAAGGAAACAGACTTGTCAGGTTTATATATGAAGGAGTTTTTGAAGAAATACTGGACAGGGTAGGTATAATGCCATTGCCGCCGTACATTACCGAAAAGCTTGAAAACCCGGAAAGATACCAGACTGTATATGCCAAGGTTAATGGCTCGGCGGCCGCACCAACTGCCGGACTACATTTTACCAAAGAACTTTTGGATTCCTTGGGGCAAAAGGGTGTAAAAATAGCATATGTTATGCTTCATGTCGGTCTCGGTACATTCAGACCTGTCAAAGTTGACGATATAACTCAACATAAAATGCATTCGGAATACTATTCAATAAGTCAAGAAACATGTGATATAATAAACGATACACAACAAAAAAGTAAAAAAGTTGTAGCTGTTGGTACTACCAGTTGCAGGGTACTTGAAACTGTGGGTAAAAGCGGGAGGATTGCTCCCTGTGATGGCTGGACGGATATTTTCATATATCCCGGCTACGAGTTTAAAGTGGTAGACAGGCTTATTACAAACTTTCATTTACCCGAATCAACACTTATCATGCTGGTAAGTTCTTTAGCCGGCAGGGATAATGTAATGCATGCATACAACGTAGCTGTAGAAGAAAAATACAGATTTTTCAGCTTCGGAGACGCAATGTTTATTAAATAA